The genome window GGCTTTTTCTGCTTCTTCATAATGGTTATCCTAAAGGACCTCGGGAGCCAGGGAGATAATTTTCATGAAGCGTTTGGCTCGGAGTTCACGGGCTACCGGCCCAAAGATACGGGTGCCGATGGGCTCTCCCTGGGGGTTGATCAACACCGCCGAGTTATCCGAAAATTTGATATAAGAGCCATCCGGGCGCCTTGTTTCTTTAATGGTCCTAACCACTACAGCCCGTTTAATATCGCCCTTGCGCACCTTGGAATTGGGGAGAGCTTCTTTAACCGATACTACAATGATATCCCCTACCCGGGCATAACGCCGGCCGGTCCCCCCCAACACCCGGATGCAAAACAACCTCTTGGCACCGGAGTT of Deltaproteobacteria bacterium contains these proteins:
- the rplN gene encoding 50S ribosomal protein L14, coding for MIQVHSQLDVADNSGAKRLFCIRVLGGTGRRYARVGDIIVVSVKEALPNSKVRKGDIKRAVVVRTIKETRRPDGSYIKFSDNSAVLINPQGEPIGTRIFGPVARELRAKRFMKIISLAPEVL